CTTCCAGGCTCATCGGACTTCCCGGGCCGGGACGCCCGCTCGCGCCGGATCATGCAACCTCAGGGGGGACGACGCCGCGAGCGTCGATCGGATCCCGATCAGTAGGTCCCTCCGTGCACCGTCGAACGACGGACGAACGACGGATCCGACAAATCGAGCGGGACGGGCCCTGCGAGGCGGCCGTCCCATCCTGCTTCGCCCCCTTGCCGCCAGGCCGGGGGCCTGCCTCGTCAAGAGAGGCGACACGGTCGGCATCCCGTCGACCGACGTCGCCGCTCTTCGCGACGCCGATCCCGAGTCCGGCCGGGCACCTGCCCGGCCCGCCTCGGAGCCGGCCCTTCGGGACGCAACCTTTGGTCCCGCACCCCATCTCTCCGGAACGCCTCGTCGCTCGTCCGGCGACTCCTGATCCGTCGCGATCGTTCGAGTGCAAGTTCGAACGGCGAACGGACCGAGGGTTCCTGCGTCCCCGCCCGCATGGGGACGATCGCACGACCCCCTTCACGATGTGCACCGCGCGTTCGGACGATCCCGGCGACGGCCTGTTCGTCGCCGCCTCGTCCCCAGGGAGGCATTGATGTCCTCGAGACACTACCACACCCCGCCTCCGACGATCACGACCCGGCTCCAGTGTCCGGTCTGCCACAAGTCCGTCTACTCGCGGGCCGGAATCCACCCGCAATGCGCCGTCCGCCTGGACGATCCGCCGCGACCGAAGCCCAAGCGCCCGGGGGAGCCCGTCGTCGCGGACATCGTCGACCCGGTCGTCGATTCCATCGCCGTCTCGCCGGCCGTCGCAGGACGCCTCGCTTCCGTCTGAGCCCTCCGCGGACGACCCTGGGAGACCCGGCGCGACGCTGCGCCCCCGATTCTCGAAGACTCGGGTCGAGGTCTCCCCTCGGTCGCCGCCTCCCCGCCGGCCCTCGACGGCCCGGACAGGCCGCTCACGCCCTCGGTTTGAGGGCGCGGGTGGCGATGTAGGCGGGGATCACCCGCGCGAGCGGCGAGTCGGGATCGACGTCCTCGAAGAAGCCCGTCAGGACGAACCCGGCGGCGAGCTGGCCGCCGATCTGGTCGTCGAGGGTGTGCCCGAAGCAGAGCGGCTCGTCCCGCTCGGCGAACCGCCGACGCTCGGCGTCGGTGAGGCTCGTCAGGTCGGAGTACGGGATGGCATACGCGATGCGAAGCTCCCCGCGCTCCAGGTCGGCCTCGTCGAACAGGAAGGCGACCGGGTTGGTGAATCCGGCCAGCAGCGAGCCTCCCGGTCGAAGGACGCGGTACGCCTCGCGCCAGACCGGCCGGACGTCGGCCGCGAAGGTGTTCGAGCAGGGGTGGACGATCAGGTCGAAGCGGCCGTCGTCGAACGCCGACAGGTCGGCCATGTCGCCCCGGACGCATCCCAGGTCGAGCCCTTCGCGGTCGGCGACTTCCCGGTCGCGCGCGAGCTGGTTGGGGCTGTTGTCGTAGACGACCACCCGCGCCCCCGCCGCGGCCAGGATCGGCCCCTGCTGCCCTCCCCCGCTCGCCAGGCATAACACGTCCAGCCCGGCCAGCGGCGGGAACCACTCCGCCGGCACGGGTTTCGTCGGCGTCAGCACGATCCGCCAGTCCCCCCGCCGCGCCCGCGCGACCTCCTCCGGCCCCACCGGCACCGTCCAGCGATTGCCCCGCTCCACCTGCCGGTCCCAGGCGCGTCGGTTGTAGTCCAGGATCTCTTCGGGGCTGCTCATGGAAATCTCCGGTCGGCGAACGAGGACTGACGCGACGGAACTGAGGTGATATCCTCGACCGACGACCTCTGCAAGGAGTTCGCACCCTGTCGGGAGCCAGGCCGCCCGGACCGGCCGCGACGAGGAGGACGACGCATGAACGAAGCTTCGGAGGAGTCTCGACCGGTCGCGGAGTGGATCGAAGCCGCCAGGCGCGGCGACGTCGACTTCGTGGTGGACCGCCTGGGCCGCGGGATGGACGTCGACGCGAGAGGCCGTTTGAACGTGACGGCCCTGATGGCGGCCGCCGGTCGGGGCCACGTCGAATTGATCCGCATCCTGCTCGATCATGGCGCGGATCCGAACCTGGAGGACGGCAAAGGCCATACGGCCGTGACGCATGCGGCGATCGGTTCTCGGGCCCGGGAGCGACGTGGGGAAAGCCTCCCGCCCGCGGAGGCCGAGCCGTTGAGTCTGCTGCTCGCGGCGGGAGGACGTTGTAGCTTCCGCGACGCCGTCTGGCTGGGCGACGTCGAACTCGCCCGCGCCAGGCTCGATGAAGGGGCCGACGTCGACGCCGGCCGAGGCTCCTACGACGGCCCGATGCTCATGATCGCCGCCGGGTTCGGGCCTCTTGAGATGGTCGACCTGCTGCTGTCTCGCGGAGCCGACGTCGAGGCGATGGACGACCTCGGTCAGCGACCTCTGACGCGCGCGGCGCATTGCGGCCGGGTCGAGGTCGTGCTCCGACTCCTCGAATACGGCGCGAACATCGACGCCGTCGATTGGTTCGGGCGCAGCTCCCTGGCGTACGCCGCACTCGAAGGCCGCCGCGCCGTGTACGACGTCTTGCTGTCGCAGGGAGCCAGACGAGGCCCGATCGACACACTCGTCGTCGAAGATATGTCCCTGTTTGATCAATACGACGGCCATTCCCTCCTCGCCGAGGCCGCGCGGTGCGGGCGCGTCGATGTGGTGAAGACGCTGATCGATCGCGGGGCGGACTTCCACGCGGTTGGACGCGACGGGCTTACGCCCCTGGAGTGGGCCGTCCGGGAAGGTCGCGACGAGGTCGCCGACGTGCTGCGGCGGGCGGGGGCGGTGCGCTGAGGGGAGGCCGGTGCAGCCTAGGGATGAAGCCCGGCGCGCGTTAGAGTCGCGGGGTGATGGCCGCCGATCGACGCGCCGATGGAGGGCGCGGGGGCGGCCGATTCGCGATGGAGGCCTCTCCCATGCTGCTCCGCCGATCCGTCCTGCTGGCCCTGGGATCCCTGTTGTTCGTGCCGCCCGCCGGGGCGCAGCCGGGGGCGACGGTCCGCGTCGCGCCCGACGGGCCGATCGCCTCGCTCCAGGCGGCGCGCGACCGCGTCCGGGAGCTGCGCAAGGACGCGAAGGGCAAGCGCGAGCCGGCGACGGTCCGGTTCGCCGCCGGGACGTATCGGCTGACCGAGCCCGTCGCGTTCGGGCCCGAGGACGGGTCGGTCGCGTACGAGGCCGAGCCGGGCGCCGAGGTCGTCATCGACGGCGGCCGCGAGATCCGGGGGTTCCAGAAGACGACCGACGGCCTGTGGGTCGCGAAGGTCCCCGACGCCGCCGCCTCGGCCGGCAAGCGGCCGTTCGAGCAGCTCTACGTCAACGGCCGCCGCGCCGTACGGGCGCGGACGCCCGACGACGGATATCTTTATATGAAGAAAGCCGGGGCCGCGGACCCGAAGAGCTCGTTCGTGGCTCGGCGCGAGGACCTCAAGCCGCTGGCCGGCCTGTCCGCCGAGCAGCTCCGCGACGTCAACGTCGTCGTCTACCACTCGTGGGAGGTCTCCCGGCACCGGATCGCCTCGGTCGACGCCGGCTCGGGCCAGGTCGACCTGACGGGGCCCGCCCCCTGGGCCTTCCTTCAGTGGGGGGCCAACCAGCGCTACCATTTCGAGAACCTCCGCGGGGCGCTCGACCAGCCCGGCGAGTGGTTCCTGGACCGCGACGGCACGCTCGCGTACAGGCCGCTCCCCGGCGAGGAGATCGCCGCGTCCCGGTTCGTCGCGCCCGTCGCCGAGGCCTTCCTGACGATCCAGGGCGACCCCGACAAGGGGGCGCTCGTCGAGGACCTGGCGTTCCGCGGGTTAACGTTCCGGCACACCGCCTACAGCCTGCCGCCTCAGGGCCACGGCGACGGCCAGGCCGCGGCGAGCATCCCGGCCGTCGTCACGGCCGACGGGGCCCGGCGCGTCGAATTGAAGAATTGCCGGATCGAGCACGTCGGCATCTATGCCGTCTGGTTCCGCCGCGGCTGCACCGACTGCAAGGTCGAGCATTGCGCCCTGGTCGACCTGGGCGCGGGGGGCGTGCGGATCGGCGAGACGTCGATGCCGGCGAAGCCCGGGCACGCGACGGGCAAGGTGACGGTCGACGACTGCATCATCCGCGGCGTCGGCCGCTGGTTCCCGGGCTCGATCGGCGTCTGGATCGGCCAGTCCAGCGACAACGCGGTGACGCACAACGACATCGCCGACGCCTTCTACACGACCGTCTCGGTCGGCTGGTCGTGGGGCTACAACCCGACCGACTGCAAGCGGAACACGATCGACTACAACCGCCTGCACCACCTGGGCCGCAACGTCCTGAGCGACATGGGCGGCGTCTACACCCTGGGGCTCTCCGAGGGGACGACCGTCAGCCACAACGTCGTCCACGACGTCGACTCGTACAACAAGACCGGCGCGGGGGGCTGGGGCCTGTACAACGACGAGGGCTCGACCGGCATCGTCCTGGAGGGGAACCTCGTCTGGAACACCACCACGGGGAGCTACCACCAGCACTACGGCCGCGAGAACGTCGTCCGCAACAACATCCTGGCGTTCAGCCGATACGGCCAGGTCATGCGGAGCCGGATCGAGGATCATCTCTCGTTCATATTCGAACACAACATCGTGTACTGGAAGGGGGGTCCGCTGCTGACGGGCGCCTGGTCGGACCGCAAGAACGTCCGGCTGGACTCGAACCTCTATTACGAGGCGTCCGGAGCCCCGGTGACGTTCGACGGCCTGAGCCTGGACGCGTGGCGGAAGGCGACCGGGCAGGACGAGCATTCGAAGGTCGCCGACCCGCTGTTCGAGGACGCCGGCGCGGACGACTTCCGGCTGAAGTCGGACAGCCCGGCGATCGCGATGGGGTTCAAGCCGTTCGAAGCCTCGCGGGCCGGCGTGCGCGGCGGCGGCGCCTGGCGGGCCGAGGCCGACGCCCCCCTGCCCCCGTCGAAGCCCGCGCCCGAGCCGCCGCCGATGTCGGTCTCGGAGGACTTCGAGGCGATCGCCCCGAGCCCTTCCGGATACGCGCCGGAGTTCGCGGCGGTCTCGCACGGCGGCCGGCCCGAGCTGGTGGCCGTCACGGAGGAAACCGCGGCGGGCGGCCGTCGCAGCCTGAAGGTCGCCGACGCGGCCGGGCTCAAGAACGGCTTCGACCCGCATTTCTACTACCAGCCTCACTACGAGAAGGGGCTCGCGACGTGCTCCTTCGCCATCCGGGTCGAGCCCGGCGCGGTCTTCTACACCGAGTGGCGCGACGCTTCGAGCCCCTACCGGGTCGGGCCCAGCGTCTGGTTCGCCGACGGCAAGCTCCGGGCCGGCGACCGCGTGGTGATGGACGTCCCCGCCGGCCGGTGGCTGCACGTCGAGATCCAGTCCCGCCTGAACG
The DNA window shown above is from Paludisphaera mucosa and carries:
- a CDS encoding class I SAM-dependent methyltransferase — protein: MSSPEEILDYNRRAWDRQVERGNRWTVPVGPEEVARARRGDWRIVLTPTKPVPAEWFPPLAGLDVLCLASGGGQQGPILAAAGARVVVYDNSPNQLARDREVADREGLDLGCVRGDMADLSAFDDGRFDLIVHPCSNTFAADVRPVWREAYRVLRPGGSLLAGFTNPVAFLFDEADLERGELRIAYAIPYSDLTSLTDAERRRFAERDEPLCFGHTLDDQIGGQLAAGFVLTGFFEDVDPDSPLARVIPAYIATRALKPRA
- a CDS encoding right-handed parallel beta-helix repeat-containing protein — translated: MLLRRSVLLALGSLLFVPPAGAQPGATVRVAPDGPIASLQAARDRVRELRKDAKGKREPATVRFAAGTYRLTEPVAFGPEDGSVAYEAEPGAEVVIDGGREIRGFQKTTDGLWVAKVPDAAASAGKRPFEQLYVNGRRAVRARTPDDGYLYMKKAGAADPKSSFVARREDLKPLAGLSAEQLRDVNVVVYHSWEVSRHRIASVDAGSGQVDLTGPAPWAFLQWGANQRYHFENLRGALDQPGEWFLDRDGTLAYRPLPGEEIAASRFVAPVAEAFLTIQGDPDKGALVEDLAFRGLTFRHTAYSLPPQGHGDGQAAASIPAVVTADGARRVELKNCRIEHVGIYAVWFRRGCTDCKVEHCALVDLGAGGVRIGETSMPAKPGHATGKVTVDDCIIRGVGRWFPGSIGVWIGQSSDNAVTHNDIADAFYTTVSVGWSWGYNPTDCKRNTIDYNRLHHLGRNVLSDMGGVYTLGLSEGTTVSHNVVHDVDSYNKTGAGGWGLYNDEGSTGIVLEGNLVWNTTTGSYHQHYGRENVVRNNILAFSRYGQVMRSRIEDHLSFIFEHNIVYWKGGPLLTGAWSDRKNVRLDSNLYYEASGAPVTFDGLSLDAWRKATGQDEHSKVADPLFEDAGADDFRLKSDSPAIAMGFKPFEASRAGVRGGGAWRAEADAPLPPSKPAPEPPPMSVSEDFEAIAPSPSGYAPEFAAVSHGGRPELVAVTEETAAGGRRSLKVADAAGLKNGFDPHFYYQPHYEKGLATCSFAIRVEPGAVFYTEWRDASSPYRVGPSVWFADGKLRAGDRVVMDVPAGRWLHVEIQSRLNGDANRPATWSLSVSRPGEEPLRLADLPCSPGWKTVDWVGFSSSAEHPTAVFLDELELNVRP
- a CDS encoding ankyrin repeat domain-containing protein, with amino-acid sequence MNEASEESRPVAEWIEAARRGDVDFVVDRLGRGMDVDARGRLNVTALMAAAGRGHVELIRILLDHGADPNLEDGKGHTAVTHAAIGSRARERRGESLPPAEAEPLSLLLAAGGRCSFRDAVWLGDVELARARLDEGADVDAGRGSYDGPMLMIAAGFGPLEMVDLLLSRGADVEAMDDLGQRPLTRAAHCGRVEVVLRLLEYGANIDAVDWFGRSSLAYAALEGRRAVYDVLLSQGARRGPIDTLVVEDMSLFDQYDGHSLLAEAARCGRVDVVKTLIDRGADFHAVGRDGLTPLEWAVREGRDEVADVLRRAGAVR